A genomic region of Zea mays cultivar B73 chromosome 6, Zm-B73-REFERENCE-NAM-5.0, whole genome shotgun sequence contains the following coding sequences:
- the LOC109940615 gene encoding probable mitochondrial adenine nucleotide transporter BTL3 codes for MCIPMDTIRTKMVAPGGEALGGVIGVARHMIQTEGFFSLYKGLVPSLISMAPSGAVFYGVYDILKMAYLHSPEGKKRVSMMKQQKQETNALDQLELGTVRTLLYGAIAGCCAEAATYPFEVVRRQLQMQVKATRMNALATCLKIVDQGGVPALYVGLIPSLLQVCILSAENLLPHICQW; via the exons ATGTGCATACCTATGGATACA ATCAGGACAAAGATGGTTGCTCCTGGTGGTGAAGCTTTAGGTGGGGTCATTGGTGTTGCCCGCCACATGATCCAAACTGAAGGATTCTTCTCGCTGTATAAGGGATTGGTGCCTTCTCTTATCAGCATGGCACCCTCTGGCGCTGTATTCTATGGAGTGTATGACATACTGAAGATGGCTTATCTGCATTCTCCTGAAGGAAAGAAAAGGGTATCGATGATGAAGCAACAAAAACAAGAGACAAATGCATTGGATCAACTTGAACTGGGTACTGTGAGGACTTTACTCTATGGGGCCATTGCAGGTTGCTGTGCTGAAGCTGCTACATACCCATTTGAAGTGGTCCGTAGGCAGCTACAGATGCAAGTAAAAGCAACCAGAATGAATGCGCTTGCAACATGCCTTAAGATTGTCGACCAAGGTGGGGTACCAGCACTGTATGTCGGTCTAATCCCCAGTTTGTTACAGGTATGTATTCTTTCAGCAGAGAACCTACTTCCACATATATGTCAATGGTGA